A section of the Oryza sativa Japonica Group chromosome 1, ASM3414082v1 genome encodes:
- the LOC4325585 gene encoding type IV inositol polyphosphate 5-phosphatase 3, which yields MAGASSTSASARATPPARSLPPLGASGSQQEPAATASHHAAGAGASSRPMRRKGRKQKQLWPKTVLRKWLNIRSPESDFSADEGEATGDDDTDSEFEYEEMCHWERQLYDEERRLRGLGAETIDSQMEGAPYKLNRRRKSETLRAQYIDIKELRVCVGTWNVAGRLPPDDLDIQDWLDMEEPADIYVLGFQEIVPLNAGNIFGAEDNRPVAMWEHIIRETLNKISPDKPKYKCHSDPPSPSRFKPSDDVEDELVSESDSESGGEVHPWNEQDFTVDDDSVHSNKYEHSTSGPTETTVNGNNFSRVPSMKIFDRSHNLSFKDYVSSLEEPIHQKMLTKTLSYSERLGMIWPEQPLDILAQRLPDSTKPFISEKALRSCLSFKSAHGDSNAFPDDCLVHDFNIKSALVKTKRPYFVRIISKQMVGVFISIWVRRSLRKHIQNLKVSTVGVGAMGYIGNKGSIAVSMSIYQTLFCFICCHLTSGEKDGDELKRNADVQEIHRRTIFNPVSRVSMPKTIYDHERIIWLGDLNYRINLSYEKTHEFISMKDWNGLFQNDQLKREFKKGHLFDGWTEGVISFPPTYKYKVNSEKYTSDEPKSGRRTPAWCDRILSFGKGMRLQAYRTVDIRLSDHRPVTAVYTSDVEVFCPKKLQRALTFTDAEVEDQFSFEEESTSGIFSF from the exons atggccggcgcctcctccacctccgcgtCGGCGCGGGCCACGCCACCGGCTCGCTCATTGCCTCCGCTCGGCGCGTCGGGGAGCCAGCAGGAGCCGGCTGCCACTGCGAgccaccacgccgccggcgccggcgcctcgTCCAGGCCGATGCGGCGCAAGGGAAGGAAGCAGAAGCAG CTGTGGCCGAAGACGGTGCTTCGGAAATGGCTCAACATCAGGTCGCCGGAATCCGACTTCAGCGCCGACGAGGGCGaagccaccggcgacgacgacaccgaTAGCGAGTTCGAGTACGAAG AAATGTGCCATTGGGAGCGCCAACTATATGATGAGGAGAGGAGACTGCGTGGTTTGGGCGCTGAGACAATTG ATAGCCAAATGGAGGGTGCTCCCTACAAGCTTAATAGAAGGCGCAAGTCAGAGACCCTTCGTGCCCAATATATCGACATTAAGGAACTCAG GGTCTGCGTAGGAACATGGAATGTTGCAGGAAGACTTCCACCTGATGACTTGGATATTCAAGATTGGTTGGATATGGAGGAGCCAGCTGATATTTATGTTCTTGG ATTTCAAGAAATTGTTCCATTAAATGCtgggaatatatttggtgctgAAGACAACCGTCCTGTCGCAATGTGGGAACATATCATTCGTGAAACATTGAATAAGATTAGTCCTGATAAACCAAAATATAAATGTCACAGTGATCCTCCTTCTCCATCAAGGTTCAAGCCTTCTGACGATGTGGAAGATGAACTTGTTAGTGAATCTGACAGCGAAAGTGGCGGGGAAGTGCACCCATGGAATGAACAAGATTTTACCGTTGATGATGACAGTGTTCATAGTAATAAATATGAGCACTCTACTTCTGGTCCTACTGAAACTACCGTAAATGGAAACAACTTCAGCAGGGTGCCTTCAATGAAGATTTTCGATAGATCACACAACTTAAGTTTTAAAGACTATGTATCTAGTTTGGAAGAGCCAATCCATCAAAAAATGTTAACTAAAACACTCAGCTACTCAGAGAGGCTTGGAATGATTTGGCCTGAACAACCGTTGGATATATTGGCCCAGCGTCTTCCAGACAGCACGAAACCATTTATTTCAGAGAAGGCACTGAGGTCATGTTTGTCTTTCAAATCAGCACATGGAGATTCCAATGCTTTTCCAGATGATTGTTTAGTTCATGATTTTAACATCAAAAGTGCACTAGTCAAAACGAAAAGACCATACTTCGTAAGGATAATAAGCAAGCAGATGGTTGGAGTTTTTATTTCAATATGGGTACGAAGAAGCCTGCGGAAGCAtattcaaaatttgaaagtaTCAACCGTAGGTGTCGGTGCTATGGGTTATATTGGTAATAAG GGATCAATAGCAGTAAGCATGTCCATTTATCAAACACTCTTTTGCTTTATATGTTGCCACCTGACCTCTGGAGAAAAGGATGGAGATGAACTGAAAAGGAATGCTGATGTGCAAGAAATCCATCGAAGGACAATATTTAATCCGGTTTCCAGAGTTAGCATGCCTAAGACTATATATGACCATGA AAGGATAATATGGTTAGGAGATCTCAATTATAGGATCAACTTATCATatgaaaaaacacatgaattcaTATCCATGAAGGACTGGAATGGTTTGTTCCAGAATGACCAG CTAAAACGAGAATTTAAGAAAGGGCATTTATTTGATGGGTGGACTGAAGGAGTTATCAGCTTTCCCCCGACATACAAGTACAAGGTTAACTCAGAGAAATACACGAGTGATGAGCCAAAATCTGGAAGGAGAACACCTGCCTG GTGTGACCGAATTCTTTCCTTTGGCAAGGGAATGAGGCTGCAGGCCTACAGGACAGTTGATATCAGGCTATCCGATCACCGCCCTGTGACAGCTGTGTACACTTCCGATGTTGAGGTTTTCTGTCCCAAAAAGTTGCAGAGAGCTCTTACCTTCACCGATGCAGAGGTTGAGGACCAATTCTCATTTGAGGAAGAGAGCACTTCTGGAATCTTTAGCTTTTGA
- the LOC4325584 gene encoding uncharacterized protein, translating to MAGLYERPSETYTKKRPRYPDAWFSKLAALTAGHHRAWDAGCGTGQASISIAEHYDSVVATDASEGQIRHAVAHPKVRYLHTPVDLSEDDLVAMVGGEGSLDLVVVATSIHWFDIPLFYAVANRVLKRPGGVLAVWGYNYEIHPFEDKLHGQLYPAMRPYMDPRTRLAMDRYRDLPFPFEPVGVGREGEPADVDIEVDMTLDDLVGFLKTGSVVTTAREKGVDLEAVTKDVMKGVEAEWGDPAVARKLVFKAFMLAGKPKVLN from the exons ATGGCTGGGCTGTATGAGAGACCGTCGGAGACGTACACCAAGAAGCGGCCTCGGTACCCTGACGCTTGGTTCTCCAAGCTCGCCGCCCTCACAGCCGGCCACCACCGCGCCTGGGACGCCGGCTGCGGCACCGGCCAGGCCTCCATCAGC ATCGCGGAGCACTACGACAGCGTGGTCGCGACGGACGCGAGCGAGGGGCAGATCCGCCACGCCGTCGCGCACCCCAAGGTGCGGTACCTGCACACCCCGGTGGACCTCTCCGAGGACGACCTCGTCGCCatggtcggcggcgagggctCGCTGGACCTCGTCGTGGTGGCGACCTCCATCCACTGGTTCGACATCCCGCTCTTCTACGCCGTGGCCAACCGCGTCCTCAAGAGGCCCGGCGGCGTCCTCGCGGTGTGGGGCTACAACTACGAGATCCACCCGTTCGAGGACAAGCTGCACGGCCAGCTGTACCCGGCCATGCGCCCGTATATGGACCCGAGGACGAGGCTGGCCATGGACAGGTACCGCGACCTGCCGTTCCCGTTCGAGCCCGTCGGCGTGGGCCGCGAGGGCGAGCCGGCCGACGTCGACATAGAGGTGGACATGACGCTGGACGACCTCGTCGGGTTCCTGAAGACCGGCTCCGTCGTGACGACGGCGAGGGAGAAGGGAGTAGACCTGGAGGCGGTGACCAAGGACGTGATGAAGGGGGTGGAGGCGGAGTGGGGAGacccggcggtggcgaggaagcTCGTGTTCAAGGCCTTCATGCTCGCCGGGAAGCCCAAAGTGCTGAACTGA